Proteins from a single region of Haloplanus sp. GDY1:
- a CDS encoding AzlD family protein, whose product MSLDPVVVAVVVGMAAVTYATKAGGLWVLGRVEVPERVETGLELLPGAIIVSIVGPELVDAGPPEWGAGAVVVAVMWRTGNVLLSLLGGVGAVLLLRTVT is encoded by the coding sequence TTGTCGCTCGATCCGGTCGTCGTCGCGGTGGTGGTGGGGATGGCCGCCGTCACCTACGCGACGAAGGCGGGTGGGCTGTGGGTCCTCGGGCGCGTCGAGGTGCCGGAGCGGGTCGAGACGGGGCTGGAACTGCTGCCCGGCGCGATCATCGTCTCGATCGTCGGGCCGGAACTGGTCGACGCCGGCCCGCCGGAGTGGGGCGCGGGCGCCGTCGTCGTGGCCGTGATGTGGCGCACCGGAAACGTCCTCCTCTCGCTGCTCGGCGGCGTCGGGGCGGTCCTCCTCCTCCGGACCGTGACGTGA
- a CDS encoding PAS domain S-box protein, whose protein sequence is MSNGGRVLYVGGDERTAVDRLADAVEGAEVREATTAEGALERVAEGSVDCVVSAYRLPDADGLDLLSRLREREPGLPFVLHPAEGSERLASAAVGADATDYVSEATDDGIVDAVTAALDGTAGGRRERGAARVADLVRTIQARLVRARTTEEIDRGVCEAIVDTEPYAFAWVGEYDRDDGRVVPRASAGFEAGYLEAIEITADEGSLGQGPTGTAVRERTLETVQNIPAEPTYEPWRADAVERTYRSSAAVPLVHEDRLYGVLNVYADRTGAFDEAENDLLRELGATIAHAFHRIRIQEQYESQYRELFEEAPVMVALTDDADGGPIVEDCNRRFAAKLGYSREELRGRPLTDVYTAEAAAKLADGGYERALAGEFVTAERTLRTRDGVRLETLLQATPRRDSNGDIVGTHALYVDMTERRRAKEVIDRAEAMEASMDGMAILTEDGEYRYANQAHADIYGYDDPEVFLGNTWRMNYEAEEIERFESTVLPLVADGEEWRGEATGVRADGSSFPQELSLSPLADGRYICVVRDATERRRYERRLERQRDNLEILNQVVRHDIRNDLQVVLGYAESLREAVDDERNDHVERVVTSARDAVEITETAGDVAEVMLTADTETKPVGLRYVLNDRIGEVRSAYQDAVLTTDGAIPDVEVRADDMLGSVFRNLLTNAIEHNDEPVPEVTVSASVDDAVTVRVADNGPGIRDERKGAIFEEGEKDLDSEGTGLGLYLVATLVDRYDGDIRVADNDPKGTVFTVELPVAE, encoded by the coding sequence ATGTCCAACGGGGGGCGCGTGTTGTACGTCGGCGGCGACGAGCGAACGGCCGTCGATCGTCTCGCGGACGCCGTCGAGGGGGCCGAGGTCCGCGAGGCGACGACGGCCGAGGGAGCGCTCGAACGGGTCGCGGAGGGATCGGTCGACTGCGTCGTGTCGGCGTATCGGCTCCCCGACGCCGACGGCCTCGACCTGCTCTCGCGGCTCCGGGAACGCGAGCCCGGCCTCCCCTTCGTCCTCCATCCCGCGGAGGGCTCCGAGCGGCTCGCGAGCGCGGCGGTCGGGGCGGACGCCACCGACTACGTGTCGGAGGCGACCGACGACGGGATCGTCGACGCCGTGACCGCCGCGCTCGACGGGACGGCGGGCGGGCGACGGGAGCGGGGGGCGGCACGCGTCGCCGACCTCGTCCGGACGATCCAGGCGCGTCTCGTCCGGGCGCGGACGACCGAGGAGATCGACCGCGGCGTCTGCGAGGCCATCGTCGACACGGAGCCCTACGCCTTCGCGTGGGTCGGCGAGTACGACCGCGACGACGGGCGGGTGGTGCCGCGGGCCTCGGCGGGCTTCGAGGCGGGGTATCTCGAAGCCATCGAGATCACGGCCGACGAGGGGTCGCTCGGCCAGGGGCCGACCGGGACGGCCGTCAGGGAGCGGACGCTCGAAACCGTCCAGAACATCCCGGCGGAGCCGACGTACGAACCCTGGCGGGCGGACGCCGTGGAGCGGACGTACCGATCCAGCGCCGCCGTGCCGCTCGTCCACGAGGATCGGCTCTACGGCGTGTTGAACGTCTACGCCGACCGAACGGGGGCGTTCGACGAGGCGGAGAACGACCTGTTGCGGGAGCTGGGAGCGACGATCGCACACGCGTTCCACCGGATCCGGATACAGGAGCAGTACGAGTCCCAGTACCGCGAACTGTTCGAGGAGGCGCCGGTGATGGTCGCGCTGACGGACGACGCGGACGGCGGCCCGATCGTCGAGGACTGCAACCGGCGGTTCGCCGCCAAACTCGGCTACTCGCGCGAGGAACTCCGCGGTCGGCCGCTGACCGACGTGTACACGGCGGAGGCGGCGGCGAAACTCGCCGACGGCGGGTACGAACGGGCGCTCGCCGGCGAGTTCGTCACCGCGGAACGGACGCTCCGCACGCGCGACGGCGTTCGGCTGGAGACGCTGTTGCAGGCGACGCCGCGGCGGGACTCGAACGGGGACATCGTCGGCACGCACGCGCTCTACGTCGACATGACCGAGCGCAGGCGGGCGAAGGAAGTGATCGACCGGGCGGAGGCGATGGAGGCGTCGATGGACGGGATGGCGATCCTCACCGAGGACGGCGAGTACCGCTACGCCAACCAGGCCCACGCGGACATCTACGGCTACGACGACCCCGAGGTCTTCCTCGGCAACACCTGGCGGATGAACTACGAGGCGGAGGAGATCGAGCGGTTCGAGTCGACCGTGTTGCCGCTGGTCGCCGACGGCGAGGAGTGGCGCGGCGAGGCCACGGGCGTGCGGGCCGACGGGAGTTCGTTCCCGCAGGAGCTCTCGCTGAGTCCGCTGGCCGACGGGCGGTACATCTGTGTCGTCCGCGACGCCACCGAGCGCCGGCGGTACGAGCGCCGGCTGGAACGCCAGCGCGACAACCTCGAAATCCTCAATCAGGTGGTCCGACACGACATCCGCAACGACCTGCAGGTCGTCCTGGGGTACGCGGAGTCGCTCCGAGAGGCCGTCGACGACGAGCGAAACGACCACGTCGAGCGGGTGGTCACGAGCGCCCGCGACGCCGTCGAGATCACCGAGACGGCCGGCGACGTTGCCGAGGTGATGCTCACGGCCGACACCGAGACGAAGCCGGTCGGGCTCAGATACGTCCTCAACGACCGGATCGGCGAGGTCAGATCGGCCTACCAGGACGCGGTCCTGACGACCGACGGCGCGATTCCCGACGTCGAGGTCCGCGCCGACGACATGCTGGGGTCGGTGTTCCGGAACCTGCTCACCAACGCCATCGAGCACAACGACGAACCGGTGCCCGAGGTGACCGTCTCCGCGAGCGTCGACGACGCGGTGACCGTCCGCGTGGCCGACAACGGCCCCGGCATCCGCGACGAGCGAAAGGGGGCCATCTTCGAGGAGGGGGAGAAGGACCTCGACAGCGAGGGGACGGGACTGGGGCTGTATCTGGTCGCGACGCTCGTCGACCGGTACGACGGCGACATCCGGGTCGCGGACAACGACCCGAAGGGGACCGTCTTCACCGTCGAGTTGCCTGTCGCCGAGTGA
- a CDS encoding AzlC family ABC transporter permease, translating into MTADAADSPRSPAASEGSAVRFSAEGVRDGFVECVPVAFGVAGYGIVFGMLARRAGLRVAEAALMSATVLAGAAQLLAIELWETPLPVVAVIGTTLVVNLRYVLMGAALRPWFEGLSPAKAYGSVFFIADENWALTMGELTSGSRQGAYLLGSGLAVWAAWVLATVVGAVAGGLIGDPARYGLDFVLTAVFLAIAVGLWEGRSTLLPWLTALVVAVLSARYLPGRWYILLGGVAGCLVGVARVGE; encoded by the coding sequence ATGACGGCCGACGCCGCCGACTCGCCGCGGTCCCCGGCGGCGTCGGAGGGGTCCGCCGTGCGCTTCTCGGCCGAGGGCGTCCGCGACGGGTTCGTCGAGTGCGTGCCGGTCGCGTTCGGCGTCGCCGGGTACGGCATCGTCTTCGGCATGCTGGCCCGGCGGGCCGGGCTGCGCGTCGCCGAAGCGGCGCTCATGAGCGCGACGGTCCTCGCCGGCGCGGCGCAGTTGCTCGCAATCGAACTCTGGGAGACGCCGCTCCCGGTCGTGGCGGTCATCGGCACGACCCTCGTCGTCAACCTCCGGTACGTGCTGATGGGGGCGGCGCTCCGGCCGTGGTTCGAGGGCCTCTCGCCCGCGAAGGCCTACGGGAGCGTCTTCTTCATCGCGGACGAGAACTGGGCGCTCACGATGGGGGAACTCACGTCGGGGAGCCGGCAGGGCGCGTACCTCCTCGGCAGCGGCCTCGCCGTCTGGGCGGCCTGGGTGCTCGCCACCGTCGTCGGCGCCGTCGCCGGCGGCCTGATCGGCGATCCGGCGCGGTACGGCCTCGATTTCGTCCTCACGGCGGTCTTCCTCGCCATCGCCGTCGGCCTCTGGGAGGGGCGGTCGACCCTGCTGCCGTGGCTGACCGCCCTCGTCGTCGCCGTCCTGTCCGCGCGGTACCTCCCCGGCCGGTGGTACATCCTCCTGGGCGGCGTCGCCGGGTGTCTCGTGGGGGTGGCTCGCGTTGGCGAGTGA
- a CDS encoding winged helix-turn-helix domain-containing protein, protein MAIPTWLYGDGSPDDRPPADDALDPSALTDATDVFEVLSDPTRASILAVLHGRSAPMSYTALREAAGVEDKGRFNYHLRRLDRLVRTADGAYALTARGERVVGSLLADGALLDAENSRSPRV, encoded by the coding sequence ATGGCCATTCCGACCTGGCTGTACGGCGACGGATCGCCGGACGACCGCCCCCCTGCCGACGACGCGCTCGACCCGTCGGCGCTGACGGACGCCACCGACGTGTTCGAGGTGCTCTCGGATCCGACGCGGGCGTCGATCCTCGCCGTCCTCCACGGCCGGTCGGCACCGATGTCGTACACGGCGCTCCGGGAGGCGGCAGGGGTCGAGGACAAGGGGCGGTTCAACTACCACCTCCGACGGTTGGACCGCCTCGTGCGGACCGCCGACGGGGCCTACGCCCTGACGGCGCGGGGGGAGCGCGTCGTGGGGAGCCTCCTCGCCGACGGGGCGCTCCTCGACGCGGAGAACTCGCGTTCTCCGAGGGTTTAG
- a CDS encoding potassium channel family protein, which translates to MAIRSRRTVYYLVLVVVTTALFTVTYNVGMAVWEGRPQPLYRSLEVVVQSFTTTGYGEDAPWRTPQMNLLAITMQLAGIGLILTAVDVFAVPWLRGTLAPTAPESVSGVSDHVVVCEHTPRTEAFITELDARDRAYVLVEADEETAGDLHEAGYRVVHGDPEATATLEGARLDAARALVADAADDTNASIVLSARETAPEVRVITLVDDASLARYHRAAGADEVLSPRQLLGRSLAERAPTPVTTDVDDGIPIGDDFELVELTVASESDLAGRPFGEVRLREGFGVNVIGAWVEGDFETPVSPSTTLAAGTRLLVTGEPERVTRLAEATATTVREFGPRRVVLAGYGDSGRAAAEALAGSGSALTVLDVEDEPAVDVVGDARDPDVLAAAGIEDAAALIVTVGDDTTAIFATLIARESNPDLHIVVRANEEADVQKLYRAGGDYVQSLATVSGRMLASTVFEDEEVLAYDKQVSVVRLPAGDLAGRTLAGADVRAVTGCTVVAVVRDGETITEVDPASFTVAPDDEVIIAGTDEATTRFEREFGG; encoded by the coding sequence ATGGCGATCCGAAGCCGGCGCACCGTCTACTATCTCGTGCTCGTCGTCGTCACGACGGCCCTCTTCACCGTCACCTACAACGTCGGGATGGCGGTGTGGGAGGGGCGCCCCCAGCCCCTGTATCGGTCCCTCGAAGTCGTCGTGCAGAGCTTCACCACGACCGGCTACGGCGAGGACGCCCCCTGGCGGACGCCACAGATGAACCTCCTCGCGATCACGATGCAACTGGCGGGGATCGGCCTCATCCTCACCGCCGTCGACGTGTTCGCGGTGCCGTGGCTCCGCGGGACGCTCGCGCCCACCGCGCCCGAGTCGGTGTCCGGGGTGTCGGATCACGTCGTCGTCTGCGAGCACACCCCCCGGACCGAGGCGTTCATCACGGAACTCGACGCCCGCGACCGGGCGTACGTCCTGGTCGAGGCCGACGAGGAGACGGCGGGCGACCTCCACGAGGCGGGCTACCGGGTCGTCCACGGCGACCCGGAGGCGACGGCGACCCTCGAGGGCGCGCGTCTCGACGCGGCGCGGGCGCTCGTCGCCGACGCGGCCGACGACACGAACGCGAGCATCGTCCTCTCGGCGCGGGAGACGGCCCCCGAGGTGCGCGTGATCACGCTCGTCGACGACGCGTCGCTCGCGCGCTACCACCGGGCGGCCGGCGCGGACGAGGTGCTCTCCCCCCGGCAGTTGCTGGGCCGGAGCCTGGCCGAGCGCGCCCCCACGCCCGTCACGACCGACGTGGACGACGGCATCCCCATCGGCGACGACTTCGAACTCGTCGAACTGACGGTCGCGTCGGAGAGCGACCTCGCCGGGCGGCCGTTCGGCGAGGTGCGATTGCGCGAGGGCTTCGGCGTCAACGTGATCGGCGCGTGGGTCGAGGGCGACTTCGAGACGCCCGTGTCGCCGTCGACGACCCTCGCGGCCGGCACGCGACTCCTCGTCACCGGCGAACCGGAGCGGGTGACGCGGCTGGCGGAGGCGACGGCGACGACCGTCCGCGAGTTCGGCCCCCGGCGGGTCGTCCTCGCGGGGTACGGCGACTCCGGGCGGGCGGCGGCCGAGGCGCTCGCGGGGTCCGGATCGGCCCTGACCGTCCTCGACGTCGAGGACGAACCGGCGGTCGACGTCGTCGGCGACGCCCGCGACCCGGACGTCCTCGCCGCGGCGGGGATCGAGGACGCCGCGGCGCTGATCGTCACCGTCGGCGACGACACGACCGCCATCTTCGCGACGCTCATCGCCCGCGAGTCGAACCCGGACCTTCACATCGTCGTGCGGGCGAACGAGGAGGCGGACGTCCAGAAGCTCTACCGGGCGGGCGGCGACTACGTCCAGTCGCTCGCGACGGTCAGCGGGCGCATGCTGGCCTCGACGGTGTTCGAGGACGAGGAGGTGCTGGCCTACGACAAGCAGGTGAGCGTCGTCCGCCTCCCCGCCGGCGACCTGGCGGGGCGGACCCTCGCGGGGGCGGACGTGCGGGCGGTGACCGGCTGTACCGTCGTCGCCGTCGTCAGGGACGGGGAGACGATCACGGAGGTCGACCCCGCCTCGTTCACCGTCGCGCCCGACGACGAGGTGATCATCGCCGGCACCGACGAGGCGACCACGCGCTTCGAACGCGAGTTCGGTGGGTGA
- a CDS encoding AIM24 family protein yields MELSEFTRSNAPTEGGEGFRTENNRLLSVPVDGTVTIKAGSMIAYTGEMTFTGKSSAEGGLTGFVKDAVTSEGTPVMEAEGSGRLYVADQGKKVRILDLDADESISVNGTDVLAFESDVDYEIDTIGDISEVAAGGLTNVYLTGPGQVALSTHGDPVVMTPPVVTDPDATVAWSTDLSPSFATNKAFEIGQTSGEGIQMQFTGSTGFVVVQPYEEGGQHP; encoded by the coding sequence ATGGAACTATCCGAGTTCACGCGCTCCAACGCCCCCACGGAGGGTGGCGAGGGGTTCCGGACGGAGAACAACCGCCTGCTGAGCGTGCCGGTCGACGGGACGGTGACGATCAAGGCCGGGTCGATGATCGCCTACACCGGCGAGATGACCTTCACGGGCAAGTCCTCCGCCGAGGGCGGCCTCACGGGGTTCGTCAAGGACGCCGTCACGAGCGAGGGGACGCCGGTCATGGAGGCGGAGGGGAGCGGTCGCCTCTACGTCGCCGACCAGGGCAAGAAGGTCCGGATCCTCGACCTCGACGCCGACGAGTCGATTTCGGTCAACGGCACCGACGTCCTCGCGTTCGAGTCGGACGTCGACTACGAGATCGACACCATCGGGGACATCTCCGAGGTGGCGGCCGGCGGCCTGACGAACGTCTACCTCACCGGCCCCGGGCAGGTCGCCCTCTCGACGCACGGCGACCCGGTGGTGATGACGCCGCCGGTCGTCACCGATCCGGACGCGACCGTCGCGTGGAGTACCGACCTCTCGCCGTCGTTCGCGACGAACAAGGCGTTCGAGATCGGGCAGACCTCGGGCGAGGGGATCCAGATGCAGTTCACCGGGTCGACGGGGTTCGTCGTCGTCCAGCCCTACGAGGAGGGGGGCCAGCACCCCTAG